From Moraxella sp. K1664, one genomic window encodes:
- a CDS encoding ATP-binding cassette domain-containing protein — translation MTDRPIALDLQDIHKNYGSLEVLKGVSLTAYDGDVISILGSSGSGKSTLLRCINLLEKPSAGKIFVGNEELQLTPKKGELVAKNPKQLEKLRSEIGFVFQSFNLWPHKTILENITEAPIHVLGVTKADAIAEGERLLAKVGLLDKKDAYPDNLSGGQRQRVAIARSLAMKPKVLLFDEPTSALDPELVNEVLAVMRELASEGRTMLIVTHEMRFAKEVSTKVVFLHQGRIEEMGTPTEVFENPKSERVKEFMASHQ, via the coding sequence ATGACTGACCGCCCCATTGCCCTTGATTTACAAGACATTCACAAAAATTATGGCTCGCTTGAAGTCTTAAAAGGCGTCTCTTTGACCGCTTATGACGGCGATGTCATCAGTATCTTAGGGTCATCAGGTTCGGGCAAATCTACCCTACTTCGCTGTATTAATTTATTAGAAAAGCCCAGTGCTGGCAAGATTTTTGTGGGCAATGAAGAGCTACAACTCACCCCCAAAAAAGGCGAATTGGTCGCCAAAAACCCCAAACAACTTGAAAAACTTCGCTCCGAGATTGGCTTTGTGTTTCAGTCATTTAACCTATGGCCACACAAGACCATTTTAGAAAACATCACCGAAGCCCCCATTCATGTGCTGGGCGTAACTAAGGCAGATGCCATTGCCGAAGGCGAACGCCTGCTTGCCAAAGTGGGGTTATTGGACAAAAAAGACGCCTACCCTGACAACCTATCGGGCGGTCAGCGTCAGCGTGTGGCAATCGCCCGCTCGCTTGCCATGAAACCCAAAGTTCTGCTGTTTGATGAACCCACGTCCGCCCTAGACCCAGAGCTCGTGAACGAAGTGCTGGCGGTCATGCGTGAGCTTGCCAGTGAAGGGCGTACCATGCTTATCGTTACCCATGAGATGCGATTTGCCAAAGAAGTCTCAACCAAAGTCGTCTTTTTACATCAAGGACGTATCGAAGAAATGGGCACGCCAACCGAAGTGTTTGAAAACCCCAAATCCGAGCGTGTCAAAGAATTTATGGCGTCTCATCAGTAA
- the ccmD gene encoding heme exporter protein CcmD — MTPYFQNLADFIHMNGHGAYVWTCYALVFGAIVLMIWYAKSERTKTIAKLSTQTKKLTNKQRQALAKG; from the coding sequence ATGACACCGTATTTTCAAAATTTAGCAGACTTTATCCACATGAATGGTCATGGGGCTTATGTGTGGACGTGTTATGCCTTAGTGTTTGGGGCGATAGTGCTTATGATTTGGTATGCCAAAAGCGAACGCACCAAGACCATTGCCAAACTGTCCACACAGACCAAAAAACTCACCAACAAACAACGCCAAGCACTGGCAAAGGGTTAA
- a CDS encoding thymidylate synthase produces MKQYLELLSHILNHGTDKSDRTGTGTRSVFGYQMRFNLADGFPLLTTKKVHMKSITHELLWFIKGDTHVKYLQDNGVTIWDEWATAEQTARFGRQAGDLGAVYGHQWRNFGATKNADGSYQADGFDQLAWLVNEIKTNPDSRRLIVSGWNPHEASQVALPPCHTLFQFYVVNGKLSCQLYQRSADVFLGVPFNIASYALLTHMVAQVCGLGVGDFVWTGGDTHLYHNHFEQAKLQLTREPLPLCELQLNPNIDNLFDFKFDDINIVNYQSHARIKADVAV; encoded by the coding sequence ATGAAACAATACCTAGAACTCCTATCCCATATCCTAAACCACGGCACGGACAAATCCGACCGCACAGGCACAGGCACCCGCTCGGTGTTTGGTTATCAAATGCGGTTTAATTTGGCAGACGGCTTTCCCCTGCTCACCACAAAAAAAGTGCATATGAAATCAATAACGCACGAGCTTTTGTGGTTTATCAAGGGCGACACCCACGTCAAATACTTGCAGGATAATGGCGTAACCATTTGGGACGAGTGGGCGACTGCCGAACAGACGGCACGATTTGGCAGACAAGCGGGCGATTTGGGGGCGGTGTACGGTCATCAATGGCGTAACTTTGGGGCAACCAAAAACGCTGACGGCTCATATCAGGCGGACGGCTTTGACCAGCTTGCGTGGCTTGTGAACGAAATCAAAACCAACCCCGACTCTCGCCGTCTCATCGTCTCAGGCTGGAATCCGCACGAAGCGAGCCAAGTCGCCCTACCGCCTTGCCATACGCTGTTTCAGTTTTATGTGGTAAATGGCAAGCTGTCGTGCCAGCTTTATCAGCGTAGTGCGGACGTGTTTTTGGGCGTGCCGTTTAATATCGCAAGCTATGCCCTACTCACGCACATGGTCGCCCAAGTGTGTGGGCTGGGTGTGGGTGATTTTGTGTGGACGGGGGGCGATACGCATTTGTACCATAACCACTTTGAGCAAGCTAAACTGCAACTGACCCGTGAGCCGTTGCCACTTTGTGAATTACAATTAAATCCAAATATTGATAACTTGTTTGATTTTAAATTTGATGATATTAACATCGTAAATTATCAATCACACGCACGCATTAAAGCGGACGTGGCGGTGTAA
- a CDS encoding oxidoreductase-like domain-containing protein, protein MSDHSSASKIPNDIPPPPEPPEDYECCDNGCDELCVFEIYKLQKADYDAKWGHVIDKNE, encoded by the coding sequence ATGAGCGACCATTCATCAGCATCTAAAATCCCAAACGACATTCCACCCCCACCCGAACCGCCCGAAGATTATGAATGCTGTGATAATGGCTGTGATGAGCTGTGTGTATTTGAAATTTATAAATTGCAAAAAGCGGATTATGATGCCAAATGGGGTCATGTGATTGATAAAAATGAATGA
- a CDS encoding heme ABC transporter permease, translated as MPNAQKANSPTAKNAGFFNRLWQGFLTTVGTERFFKIFSPWVKWLALIAFVLISIGTVWGLMFAPPDYLQGNSYRIIFIHVPTASLAMSIYFAMSVLGVIFLVWKIKTANIVAQAIAPIGFICCVLSLLTGSIWAKPTWGTYWVWDARLTSMLILAFLYAGVMALFSAFEHSQNRGKAAAILSIVGAVNLPIIKYSVEWWNTLHQGATFTVTNAPKMPASMWVPLLIMMLGMYFMVAGLAIYRTNSLILQREHNKAWVANYLNAKK; from the coding sequence ATGCCAAACGCCCAAAAAGCCAATTCTCCAACCGCCAAAAATGCAGGATTTTTTAATCGTCTGTGGCAGGGTTTTTTGACGACCGTTGGCACGGAGCGATTTTTTAAGATTTTCTCGCCGTGGGTCAAGTGGCTTGCCCTAATTGCCTTTGTGCTCATAAGCATTGGCACGGTGTGGGGACTCATGTTCGCTCCGCCTGATTATTTGCAGGGTAATAGTTATCGCATTATTTTTATCCATGTGCCAACCGCCAGCCTTGCCATGAGTATTTATTTTGCCATGAGTGTGCTAGGGGTCATTTTTTTGGTGTGGAAAATCAAAACCGCCAACATTGTCGCCCAAGCGATCGCCCCGATTGGCTTTATCTGCTGTGTGCTAAGTCTCTTGACAGGCTCGATTTGGGCGAAACCAACATGGGGGACGTACTGGGTGTGGGACGCACGTTTGACCAGCATGCTGATTTTGGCGTTTTTGTATGCAGGGGTCATGGCACTGTTTAGTGCTTTTGAACATAGCCAAAATCGGGGCAAGGCAGCGGCGATTTTGTCCATTGTTGGGGCGGTCAATCTGCCGATTATCAAATACTCGGTAGAATGGTGGAATACCCTACACCAAGGGGCGACGTTTACCGTAACCAACGCCCCAAAAATGCCAGCGTCCATGTGGGTGCCACTGCTTATCATGATGCTTGGTATGTATTTTATGGTGGCGGGTCTCGCCATTTATCGCACCAATTCCTTGATTTTACAACGTGAACATAACAAAGCATGGGTAGCCAACTACCTAAATGCCAAAAAATAG
- the lgt gene encoding prolipoprotein diacylglyceryl transferase, with the protein MAITHPQFDPVALDLGFIQVHWYGLMYLLAFLSAYILATYRGKKRGDFTSEAVSDLIFFGAMGVILGGRIGYVILYNFGEFLANPAYLFKVWEGGMSFHGGFVGVLVAMFFFGRKYKKHAFTVLDFIAPCVPLGLLFGRIGNFVGGELWGRVSHGDYAHLMYFPQAVHADHELINADPSLHEIAVQMGDYFLLPRHPSQLYQAFTEGLVLFVMLWWFSTKPRPRYAVSALFLLGYGCSRFITEFFRQPDVGYELIFGWMSKGQLYSLPMIIAGVVLMALAYKKPIYDWQKA; encoded by the coding sequence ATGGCAATCACACACCCCCAATTTGACCCTGTCGCCCTTGATTTGGGCTTTATCCAAGTGCATTGGTATGGACTTATGTACTTGCTTGCCTTTTTGTCTGCCTACATATTGGCGACTTATCGTGGCAAAAAACGGGGCGATTTTACGAGCGAAGCCGTCTCCGATTTGATATTTTTTGGGGCAATGGGCGTGATTTTGGGCGGTCGGATTGGCTATGTGATTTTGTACAATTTTGGCGAATTTTTGGCAAATCCTGCCTATCTTTTCAAGGTATGGGAAGGGGGCATGAGCTTTCATGGCGGATTTGTCGGTGTGCTGGTTGCCATGTTCTTTTTTGGACGTAAATACAAAAAACACGCCTTTACCGTACTGGATTTTATCGCCCCTTGTGTGCCGTTAGGCTTACTGTTTGGGCGGATTGGTAACTTTGTGGGTGGCGAGCTGTGGGGGCGGGTGTCGCATGGCGATTATGCTCATCTCATGTACTTTCCCCAAGCGGTTCATGCCGACCACGAGCTTATCAATGCTGACCCGAGTTTACATGAGATTGCCGTGCAAATGGGCGATTACTTCTTACTGCCACGACACCCAAGCCAGCTTTATCAAGCCTTTACCGAAGGATTGGTGCTGTTTGTGATGCTATGGTGGTTTAGCACCAAGCCACGCCCCCGCTATGCCGTGTCCGCTCTGTTTTTGCTCGGTTATGGGTGTAGCCGTTTTATTACCGAGTTTTTCCGTCAACCTGACGTGGGCTATGAGCTGATATTTGGGTGGATGAGCAAGGGGCAATTATACAGTCTGCCGATGATTATCGCAGGGGTGGTGTTAATGGCTCTTGCCTATAAAAAGCCGATTTATGATTGGCAAAAAGCATAA
- a CDS encoding transporter substrate-binding domain-containing protein: MNALTKFSLSLLTASTLVACGGDKPADTPKADTTAPQAGEGRSLIIATEANYPPFNNLNADGKIVGFDVDVINAVCAEIQANCDVVAQDWDGLLPGLLTNKYDAVIAGMSITPERQAQVDFSEPYFSNTIVWLSKTDGSFDPSNIKNLVLGSQRSTTGADYITERYDGKDGNRVQLYDTYTNSYLDLKAGRNHAVMAEKVSAMDWLKQGNDGFGLVGDEIDNNDNLGIAVRKGDTLKADFDKALATLKANGTLAELEKQHFGDTATPTPSETAEPVVAETDNTAQVQESATTEPAKSE, encoded by the coding sequence ATGAACGCATTGACCAAATTCTCCCTAAGCCTGCTCACAGCCAGCACCCTAGTTGCCTGTGGGGGCGACAAACCTGCCGATACACCAAAGGCAGACACCACCGCCCCACAAGCAGGCGAAGGCAGAAGTCTAATCATCGCCACCGAAGCCAACTACCCACCCTTTAACAACCTAAACGCTGACGGCAAAATTGTCGGTTTTGACGTGGACGTCATCAATGCCGTCTGTGCTGAGATTCAGGCAAACTGTGATGTCGTGGCACAGGACTGGGACGGCTTATTACCGGGTCTTTTGACCAACAAATACGATGCGGTCATCGCTGGTATGTCTATCACGCCCGAACGCCAAGCACAGGTAGATTTCTCCGAGCCGTATTTTAGTAACACTATCGTGTGGCTCTCCAAAACGGACGGCTCATTTGACCCGAGCAACATCAAAAATCTGGTGCTAGGCAGTCAGCGTTCCACCACAGGGGCGGACTACATCACCGAGCGATATGACGGCAAAGACGGCAACCGTGTTCAACTATATGACACCTACACCAACTCTTATCTTGACCTAAAAGCAGGGCGAAACCATGCAGTCATGGCAGAGAAAGTCTCGGCAATGGACTGGCTAAAACAAGGCAATGACGGCTTTGGACTGGTCGGCGATGAGATTGACAACAACGACAATCTAGGCATTGCCGTGCGTAAAGGCGACACCCTAAAAGCTGACTTTGATAAAGCACTCGCCACCCTAAAAGCCAATGGCACCCTTGCCGAGCTAGAAAAACAGCACTTTGGCGATACTGCCACGCCCACGCCAAGCGAGACTGCCGAGCCAGTAGTTGCCGAGACTGACAACACCGCCCAAGTCCAAGAGTCTGCTACTACCGAACCTGCAAAAAGCGAATAA
- a CDS encoding TonB-dependent receptor, which yields MLKQSSHHLTNHHLTNHQTPKRPSKTPLCLAVAVALSAQLAYADETQSDEPTVVLADETIYIERPSIGTQMTVGRDKLKHRSATLGNALAGELGIHSNPFGGGASKPIIRGQDGVRVKILQNGTDVIDMSALSPDHVVAADTLLASRVELVRGAGTLLYGTASQAGVVNVVDERIPSRMPQGNIKDNIEGETLLRYNTGSNERVATASLNMGVGQNVAVRVEGLTRRADDYDVPEFQSDVMLDYLPDSHNKSTVGTVGVSYIGDKGHIGVSYSRRQDKYGIPGHNHHYDSCTAHFVSAIDNPERAVAGRYYLNAYPHLMDDDDIVNTPHFDSCKVASNGEEHGHSHDNPFGFDHDHNHSGPWVDMKTDRYDLRGELNNPVRGMDKVRLSLTYADYFHDEKDPGNPTRTTGIEANTDDEIREKAIADRGHPSAIFTNKGFNSRLEGYHSPVSLFGGTLKGMAGVQYQTQKASATVPYLPSYGDTSKADPRYLLVPHTNKNFSVFALESFNKGNLTLEGAVRYERQKTPVHYDHELLAEKLQRHIANSSATNNKEPQHPDLSPYTQSAVSYAGTASWEFAPNYRLSATYSHNERLPAPMELYFSGKHLATNSFEYGNKDLTKEKSDNYELALSHTGDKVSYKGSAYYSDFDNYIFNENVAKAGNLYIRRYNQTTAKFYGLEGEMTFHVNPNHDITLFGDMVRGKIGSLAPVKGKLLHSGRKWVYFDDDIKEMQVTEDGFYDEDGTSSLTCADKTPEEWGQIDPDNECSRTINVYKNGTTTPSEEDYDWLERPATNAPRVPPMRLGVRWQGYFGDKWSANAEYSHVFEQDKISTSTIAIKPDYGKMSYNNSENPLTMQARTITENVTKGYNLLNLGLDYHNHWGNLDYTLSLRANNVLDEKVYIHNSFLPFVPQMGRNFSLSATVKF from the coding sequence GTGTTAAAACAATCCAGTCATCATTTAACTAATCATCATTTAACTAATCATCAGACACCCAAACGCCCAAGCAAGACCCCCTTATGCCTTGCGGTGGCGGTCGCCCTTAGTGCTCAGCTTGCTTATGCTGATGAGACCCAGAGCGATGAGCCAACGGTGGTGCTTGCTGATGAGACCATTTATATTGAACGTCCGTCTATCGGCACGCAGATGACGGTGGGGCGTGATAAGCTCAAACATCGCTCGGCAACGCTGGGTAACGCCCTAGCAGGCGAGCTGGGTATTCACTCTAACCCCTTTGGCGGTGGGGCGAGTAAGCCTATCATTCGTGGACAGGACGGGGTGCGAGTGAAGATTTTACAAAACGGCACGGACGTTATTGATATGTCTGCTCTATCGCCTGACCATGTGGTCGCCGCCGACACCCTGCTAGCGAGCCGTGTGGAGCTGGTGCGTGGGGCAGGCACGCTCCTGTATGGCACAGCGTCGCAGGCAGGCGTGGTGAATGTCGTTGACGAGCGGATTCCTAGCCGTATGCCACAGGGTAACATCAAGGACAACATCGAAGGCGAGACGTTGTTACGCTATAACACAGGCAGTAATGAGAGAGTTGCCACAGCCAGTCTTAACATGGGCGTGGGGCAAAACGTGGCGGTGCGAGTCGAAGGGCTGACTCGCCGTGCCGATGATTATGATGTTCCAGAATTTCAGTCTGATGTCATGCTAGACTATCTGCCTGATAGCCATAACAAATCGACCGTTGGCACGGTGGGCGTGTCCTATATCGGCGATAAGGGTCATATTGGCGTGTCATACAGTCGCCGTCAGGATAAATATGGGATACCGGGGCATAATCATCATTATGACAGTTGCACTGCCCACTTTGTTAGTGCTATTGACAACCCCGAGCGGGCGGTGGCAGGGCGTTATTATTTGAATGCCTATCCGCATCTGATGGATGATGACGATATTGTTAATACGCCACATTTTGATAGCTGTAAAGTGGCAAGCAATGGCGAAGAGCATGGGCATAGCCATGATAATCCCTTTGGCTTTGACCACGACCACAACCACTCAGGTCCGTGGGTGGACATGAAAACTGACCGCTATGATTTGCGTGGTGAGCTAAATAACCCTGTGCGTGGCATGGATAAGGTGCGATTGTCGCTGACTTATGCCGATTATTTTCATGATGAAAAAGACCCTGGCAATCCCACTCGCACCACAGGCATTGAGGCAAATACAGATGATGAAATCAGAGAAAAAGCAATAGCTGATCGTGGACACCCATCAGCGATTTTTACCAATAAAGGTTTTAACTCACGCTTAGAAGGCTATCATTCGCCTGTATCTTTATTTGGCGGTACATTAAAGGGCATGGCAGGCGTGCAATACCAAACCCAAAAGGCAAGTGCTACCGTTCCTTACCTGCCTAGCTATGGTGATACATCAAAGGCAGACCCACGCTATTTGCTTGTGCCGCACACCAATAAGAATTTTAGCGTATTCGCCTTAGAGAGTTTTAATAAAGGCAATCTCACCCTAGAAGGGGCGGTGCGGTATGAACGCCAAAAAACACCCGTTCATTACGACCATGAACTGTTGGCAGAGAAATTGCAAAGGCATATAGCAAACTCATCTGCCACCAACAATAAAGAACCCCAACACCCAGACCTGTCGCCCTATACCCAAAGTGCGGTGTCTTATGCAGGTACGGCAAGTTGGGAGTTCGCCCCCAATTACCGTCTGTCTGCGACTTATTCGCATAATGAACGCTTGCCTGCCCCGATGGAGCTGTATTTTAGTGGCAAACATTTGGCGACCAACTCATTTGAGTACGGCAACAAAGACCTAACCAAAGAAAAATCGGACAACTACGAGTTAGCTCTTAGCCATACGGGTGATAAGGTCAGCTATAAGGGCAGTGCTTATTATAGTGATTTTGATAATTATATTTTTAATGAAAATGTCGCCAAAGCGGGCAATCTCTATATCCGCCGTTACAACCAAACCACCGCCAAATTCTACGGATTAGAAGGCGAGATGACTTTCCATGTCAACCCTAACCATGATATCACATTGTTTGGTGATATGGTGCGTGGTAAGATTGGTAGTCTAGCTCCTGTCAAGGGTAAATTATTACATTCGGGTAGAAAATGGGTGTATTTTGATGATGATATCAAAGAAATGCAAGTTACAGAAGATGGCTTCTATGATGAAGATGGCACAAGCAGTCTAACTTGTGCAGATAAAACACCCGAAGAGTGGGGTCAAATTGATCCTGACAATGAATGTAGTCGTACCATTAATGTCTATAAAAACGGTACGACCACGCCAAGTGAAGAAGATTATGACTGGCTAGAACGCCCTGCGACCAACGCCCCACGGGTGCCACCCATGCGGCTAGGTGTGCGTTGGCAAGGCTATTTTGGTGATAAATGGTCTGCCAATGCTGAATATAGCCATGTCTTTGAGCAGGATAAGATTTCAACATCAACCATCGCTATCAAACCAGATTATGGGAAAATGTCCTATAATAACTCTGAAAACCCACTTACCATGCAGGCACGCACCATTACTGAGAATGTTACTAAGGGTTATAACCTGCTCAATCTCGGCTTAGACTATCACAACCACTGGGGCAACCTAGACTACACCCTATCTTTGCGAGCTAATAACGTGCTTGATGAGAAGGTGTATATCCATAACTCATTTTTGCCCTTTGTGCCACAAATGGGACGTAATTTTAGCCTAAGTGCTACCGTTAAGTTCTAG
- a CDS encoding dihydrofolate reductase — protein MPLFCATHPIKIVHVVAKDRQNCIGKDNDLAWHIPADLKHFKEITTGGVIVMGRKTFESLGRPLPNRTHHVITRDTAWTADGVAVAHDLATAINNAKADAVQLGKDRIFIIGGGEIYRQSLSMADVLEITEVDLDVQGDTHYPTVTDDFCEVWRSDRQIDDKSGIGFEFVRYEKSV, from the coding sequence ATGCCCTTATTTTGTGCCACACACCCCATAAAAATCGTCCATGTGGTCGCCAAAGACCGCCAAAACTGTATCGGCAAGGACAATGATTTGGCTTGGCATATCCCTGCTGATTTAAAGCATTTTAAGGAAATCACCACAGGGGGCGTGATTGTCATGGGACGAAAAACGTTCGAGTCGCTCGGTCGCCCCCTACCCAATCGCACGCACCACGTCATCACACGAGATACGGCATGGACGGCGGACGGTGTGGCGGTGGCTCATGATTTGGCAACAGCTATCAATAACGCCAAAGCTGATGCGGTGCAACTCGGCAAAGATAGGATTTTTATCATTGGTGGGGGCGAGATTTACCGCCAAAGCCTAAGCATGGCGGACGTGCTAGAAATCACAGAGGTGGATTTGGACGTGCAAGGCGACACGCATTATCCTACCGTTACGGACGATTTTTGTGAAGTGTGGCGGTCGGATAGGCAGATAGATGATAAGAGTGGGATTGGGTTTGAATTTGTGCGGTACGAAAAATCGGTATGA
- a CDS encoding ABC transporter permease subunit (The N-terminal region of this protein, as described by TIGR01726, is a three transmembrane segment that identifies a subfamily of ABC transporter permease subunits, which specificities that include histidine, arginine, glutamine, glutamate, L-cystine (sic), the opines (in Agrobacterium) octopine and nopaline, etc.), producing MLELHGYTDLLWQGTILTIKLGVTSLIFGLIFGLLGATAKLSNIWLFKSLANIYTTVVRGIPELLVVFAIYFGGDIIVSFFAKEVFGYRGRIDIGSFWPGVVALSVMFGAYATEVFRMAIQEIPKGQWEAAQSLGMRPAQTFFRIILPQMWVVALPGLGNLFLVLLKDTALISLIGLKDLIYYSSRAAQSTQEPFTFYLVAALVYLCLTAVVTACISFGEWRANPAKRYAKKLLKQKTTGAKA from the coding sequence ATGTTAGAACTCCACGGATACACCGATTTACTTTGGCAAGGCACGATTTTGACCATCAAATTGGGCGTAACGAGCCTGATTTTTGGATTGATTTTCGGGCTATTGGGGGCAACTGCCAAGCTCTCTAATATCTGGCTATTTAAAAGCCTTGCCAACATCTACACAACGGTAGTGCGTGGCATTCCCGAACTCTTAGTAGTCTTTGCCATCTATTTTGGTGGTGACATCATCGTGTCGTTTTTTGCCAAAGAAGTCTTTGGTTATCGTGGACGTATTGATATTGGCAGTTTTTGGCCGGGTGTGGTCGCCCTATCGGTCATGTTTGGGGCGTACGCCACCGAAGTGTTTCGCATGGCAATCCAAGAGATTCCCAAAGGACAGTGGGAAGCTGCCCAATCACTGGGCATGAGACCTGCCCAGACCTTTTTTCGCATTATCCTGCCACAGATGTGGGTCGTTGCCTTACCCGGTTTGGGTAACTTATTTTTGGTGCTACTAAAAGACACCGCCCTTATCTCACTCATCGGACTTAAAGATTTGATTTATTATTCATCTCGTGCCGCTCAGTCCACCCAAGAACCTTTTACCTTTTATCTTGTGGCAGCTCTCGTTTATCTGTGCCTAACAGCGGTCGTTACTGCCTGCATCAGCTTTGGCGAATGGCGAGCCAATCCTGCCAAACGTTACGCCAAAAAACTGCTTAAACAAAAAACAACGGGGGCAAAGGCATGA
- a CDS encoding transporter substrate-binding domain-containing protein, whose protein sequence is MKIKYLAIALTALALTACGGDKPANTTADTANAGTHDGKKVLIATESSFKPFSYLDTTGNLVGFEIDLANALCTEMKADCDIVAQDWDSLIPSLQANKSDAIMAGMSITPERLEVVDFSDAYFDNTLILVGKKGDSITINDLAGKTVGVQQATVSGEYLAKHQPNATVKAYDKQDNVHLDLSAGRIDYMLADFVPASDWLKTDAGANFEIKGEPIDIDDKVGIAVRKDDALKGEFNTALANLKASGKYDELVAKYFATTGSASVPDNAPTSADTPAPAGDAEPVSEPADTSETQNTAVSESTKNS, encoded by the coding sequence ATGAAAATCAAATACTTAGCTATCGCCCTAACCGCCCTTGCCCTAACTGCCTGTGGGGGCGACAAACCTGCCAATACCACCGCAGACACCGCCAATGCTGGCACCCATGACGGCAAAAAAGTGCTGATTGCCACCGAGTCAAGCTTTAAGCCATTTAGTTATTTGGACACCACCGGCAATCTGGTCGGTTTTGAGATTGACCTTGCCAATGCCCTATGCACCGAGATGAAAGCCGACTGCGACATCGTGGCACAGGATTGGGACAGCCTAATCCCAAGCCTACAAGCGAACAAATCGGACGCCATCATGGCAGGCATGTCTATCACGCCAGAACGCCTAGAAGTGGTGGATTTCTCTGATGCCTATTTTGATAACACGCTTATCCTAGTCGGCAAAAAAGGCGACAGCATCACCATTAACGACTTAGCGGGCAAAACTGTGGGCGTACAGCAAGCCACTGTCTCGGGCGAATATCTTGCCAAACATCAGCCTAATGCTACTGTCAAGGCTTATGATAAGCAGGACAATGTACACCTTGACCTAAGTGCAGGACGTATTGATTATATGCTTGCCGACTTCGTGCCAGCGTCTGATTGGCTAAAAACCGATGCAGGGGCGAACTTTGAGATTAAAGGCGAGCCGATTGATATTGATGATAAAGTGGGTATTGCCGTGCGTAAAGATGATGCCCTAAAAGGCGAGTTTAACACTGCTTTGGCAAATCTAAAAGCCAGTGGCAAATATGATGAGCTGGTAGCAAAATACTTTGCCACCACAGGGTCTGCCAGTGTTCCTGACAATGCTCCCACTTCTGCTGACACGCCTGCCCCTGCTGGCGATGCCGAGCCTGTAAGCGAGCCTGCGGATACAAGCGAGACACAAAATACCGCGGTGAGTGAGAGTACTAAAAATAGTTAA
- a CDS encoding BolA family protein yields MNTQTALTHALTALHPTHITLDNESHMHAGYFDGKESHFKLIIVSDEFVGKRLASRHQLVYGLVNPCLTTQGGTVHALAIHAYTPDEWASLSSAPNSPNCAGQNK; encoded by the coding sequence ATGAACACCCAAACCGCCCTAACCCATGCCCTAACCGCCCTGCACCCCACGCACATAACCTTAGATAACGAAAGTCATATGCACGCAGGGTACTTTGACGGTAAAGAGAGTCATTTTAAACTCATCATCGTCAGTGATGAATTTGTTGGCAAACGTCTGGCGTCTCGTCATCAGCTTGTCTATGGTTTGGTCAATCCCTGTCTGACCACACAAGGCGGTACGGTACATGCCCTTGCCATTCACGCCTACACGCCTGATGAATGGGCGAGCCTATCATCCGCCCCAAACAGTCCCAACTGTGCCGGACAAAATAAATAA